The window atgagtgACCTTTTCTGGTCTGTGAATCTGCAGGTCCTCTGGTGGCATGAGGAGGACGATGGTCATTATGCGAGCGTTCATCTTGGCCACCGGTATAGTGAAGACCAGCAGCCAGCCGAGCAGACAGGCCAGGCAGTGGCCCACAGCAAGGACAGGGAAACCcagtaacagaaaaatataggtGCTGATGCGACACTGCAGAGAGGGACAAAGTATAACCATTAATATATAGAATTATTGCTAAACcataacccattgaagcctggaaagcggatacgttgttttgtagtatttgtataagctctcaaatactttttgaatttcatttatatctgctacagaggctgaaaaatctattatttagtagaagcgttgacacttctgttgaatttccagaaaaacgtcaagttttaggggcttattttaaaatcgcagGCGTAaatttacaggcgtttcaggcctcaatgggttaattgtgaaggtcattctgtctttcttACCCAGTGCTTTGAAATTTTTCGAGGTGGTGCGTGTGGGACAGGAATCTCAACAGGGAGCGGGGAAGACACCAGAAGAGGTGCAGCGTCTTTGTCTCTGTTGTCTTCACTGTCCCGCTCTTCAGGAATGACCTCACACTTCGGAGGCCTCGCTATAGATCTCTTCACTAAATCACcggcctaaaaaaaaaaaaaatggtgagaATTGTTTATATCATCTAAAGAATGGCTACTTTTCCAAAGGCACTTTATTATTTgggattccaaaaaaaaaaaagttaactgaGAAGTAAGGATACCATGTGTGAAATACCTTTTCTATCGACTTCCCGAATGGCCAAATAAAGTAGCACGCCATTCTAAAACAAAGTTtcccttaaaaagaaaaagaaaaacaaaacagcatgatgttcCACATTTCAGGTGACGGTACAATACTGTAAATTATGCAACTGTTTATAGGATACATACCATAAGGGGCACCGAGGATGGTTAGAAACATTAGTGGGCAAATGAGGAAGTAGATTAAAGATATCCACCatccaaataaaaatacataaactaTGTTCCCAACGGTGATCACCGAGcctgaaggaaaaaataataatcacattttaggTTATTGCTTCGCCGTTAACAACTCCATATTTGTCTGTATGAGTGTCATGTTAGAGCTGGGGTAGGAAGttctttttgtatcattttgcaaaaaaatccataataaTCTTTCACGATATTGTAATTGAATTGGTCTGAGAGAAAAATAGATTTCTGCGCCTCGATTTTCAGGATTTAGAAAATCTAGCCTTTGACCAATCTCAGATGAAAGAGAAGGCATTCTTATTGGCTGTTCTTCAAATGCAGATGCTCATCCATCTTCAGATGGTGAAAATCTGATTCAGTGGCAGAAAAAGTTGTTATTCCAGATCTGGCAACAACTGTCTATGTGACAAAGAAACCCAGAAAAGGATGACAGACTTATCTGACGATTCTAacttctggcttttttttttgcttttcaaaaAAACCTTCCTACACCAGTTTTAAACAGAGTTTAAGTGCAAAGGCAAAAAGATACCTTCTCGAGGCTTAACAATGCTGAGATCAGAGTGGAGCTCCTTGATGATTTCTGATCGGTCTTCAATGGGCTTCTCCGTTACATTGCCCTTCCACTTTCTGAAGCCAAACTGGAAAACAAAGTGTGAATTTGGATTAAAAGTctgtcacaaaaaaacaaaacaagactttCATTGTTCCCACGTTTCAGATTCACACTTAGATCATCTCCACCTTTCCCCTCCAGTCATACAAGTACCCCTATAACACAGCCCACCTTGTAATTGTTGGCTTCCCTGTGTGCCTCCACCTCATTGTCAGCTCTGATTGTAGTCTTTGTGGTGGCTTCATGCCAACCTTCTTCTCCACACCGGGACGGAGTAGATCGAGCTGAGGTGCCTTGTGCTCCTGTTCAGATCAAAACTGTGAGAAAACTTGTCCACATGGCAAGAAAATCGCATGATGAAtcccaaaaaaacagcagtgattCATGCTCTAtgtcaggggtgggcaacctttactaactaaagagcaactgttggccaaaaaaaaaaaaagaaaattgcagaatggagccacaaaccttatattgagcctaaaatgaaaattaaacagcctaataagtctaaattagcctaccaacattataaatggtcatattgagcatttattaatatgattttaaaaactagtctatctcggggaactcaaaactaaactcaaagttggcaaaaattaaaagttaagACTTTCGttagctatgaagcacattttagttgacttaaatttaaaaactttttaaatatgctgtaaaaaggctttacaattttacaattgagtaATACAAATggcttttggtctacaccattgataaatgaacattttaatgtaaaaatatgtatatcatttttttgtctcagccacggggagcccctgcaggtggcctaaagagccacctgaggctctggagccacaggttggccacccctgcTCTATGTACAAACATTTCTCacgtccaaaaaaaaaaaaaaaactgaactacTTTTTATTATCACCTCTGTGGATGGTGAGGAAACATTTCGGTGTGTTGTGGCAGAAGTGGTGGGAAGAAGCTTCTGGGGAGGGCGTCTGCGATGTGCCCAGCTCTGGATGCTGGGGGCCAACAGAGAGCCAGTCAGTTTGGGACTGCCGCCGTGGGATCCGGTGATGCTGCTCAGGATCTACAGAGTTCTctaaatacagaaacaaaattGATAAGAGAGTTGTGGATTCAAAAACTACTAGTACATCAAGAAACATGTCAccccttattttctcattagtcTATTTTAGTATatcttagttgttttttttttgtcgttattttgttgtttattccttttcttggagatcctcatttggggaataccagtttgccttgtatatatgtttgtctgtttagcctatgttttgttatttactttgtgaatatataccttgaaaaaaagggggggtcAAAAAGTCACTTCACAGACGTGGGTCAGAGGTTGATTGGCATCTAAGACCAATGCCTTCCAGCCATGAAAATGTGTGTGACTAACAAAAACCTCCTGAGAGTCATGCAGTGTCCCCTCTATTCGTACTCTGTCAACTTCTGTCTGCCAAGACTGATCATATTATCAATGCATTGCAACACATAGAAACAAGAACACTCAGTAGACTGTGCTATGCTTTGTAATTAAAAATAGAAGCATGCTGGTTTTACTGAATAGAATGCATCTGCTTATAATGTGTAGTCCCTTCTTTACCCCATGTCTGATAAAAGATGCAAAGGTCTGAATGGTAggctacaaaaaaaacaaaatacagaaaagggCTCATACTTCTAATTTGGGACAATTCTCACTTTCTACATGCCCAAACAAAGATATACCAAAAGTGACTTCTGAAAAATGACTTTCTTTTGGGAATAAAGGAACTTCTATTGGGCATTGACAGTCAAACAGTCCTTCaggaattgtttttttctctcaaagttTCGCTCAGACTAGAGGGAAGTTTGGCAGCACAGGTGACTTTAATGAACGCGgttcaattaatcaattttatATAGTACAATTAATACCGCCAGTTCTTTTAATTTctgctaaacatgttaaaatgtatCAGTAGCGAAGAAATTAACACAACGTCAAATggctatatttaaaaaaattacagtgtTTGTTGAATGTTTCACATGGTGAAAGTTTGGTCTTACCTGAGGTTTCAGCTTGGGATCTTCTCCGCAGGTTCTCCACATCATTTGGCATctttttgtgtgacattttgtctgtttattcCTCATCTGTCGCTCCTCTATCAGCTGTGTGTCTTTATGAAGTGTGCATGCGGTCACTGATTGTTCAGCCTCTCTGCCTGACGCCCAGCAGACAGAGGAGAGGGGCGGGACTGCAGGACTTTAAATCTTACTATTTTAATCCTTAAATTGACTCTTTAAGTCCTTTTGTTCTTTATGGCcatgtttttaaatctcattttaAGTTTAtagatgcatttaaatattaattattatttttaaaactttaaaaacttcTTTAAAGccactttaattttacatttacatttgaaaatgtgGCGCTTTGGCGCCCCTAGTGGTAGAATCAATAAAGACAGTGTGACTCTGCAGGCAGCATCAGATGCATCTCTTTAGTGTTTTTGTCggtggtggaatataactaaatacatttactcacgTACTGTACTTAGGCCTAcaatattttacttgagtatttccaattcatgtaactttttactacactacatcttagaggcaaatattataaaattaatgtatccactacatttaaccgACAACtatagttactttttaggtcaagattaaacatgaaaaacatgatcaatttaaccctaaaacaggCAGGAGTAGAAAATAAgttgcaaaaaataatttagtgttatcACTTATGTCTTTAGGCCCTAAGAAAAATATTTCCacattcaatatatatatatatgcaatattttgGATTTTATGAGTTGTATCTCCCAGGATACGTTGCCCAATAAAGGTATACACAGAGCCCAAATGATAaacatattaatgtttaatttgatgaagatcttttatacattgttttattctttggtcatttacattacacacagcacttttaaagttgattttattcatttttaccaATCCAATTTAGTAATCTcataaaaaagtgacacaaaaacgGAACATTTCATAATGAACATATTGAACATTTTGTGCACTGAagattacataaaaacaaaacaaaacagcaatttCATTTTCTCAAATGATGCATACACAACTGAACACTGGAGAAAGCTTCGTGGGTCCAGGTTTTCCATAGCGGTGGGAACTCTATGAACAATACTCCTTATTTCCTgtctatatttcattttttatggaaCACTTGGAAGCAGTTGCGTGGGTTTTTCCCGGTGACAATGCATAGACGAACACCACATTTTGTGCAGTAGATTGTTGTCTGTCCTTCTGGGCAAAGCCTGCACCTTCCCTTGTCTGTGAAGGCTGGGAAGTGATCCACTTGATCAAGGCGGACATCAGCCATGGGTCTTTGGGTTGTTGGCCTTTGTATGCATCTGGTGGGGCTGTGCAcattctcctcccctcccttgGAAGGCCTTCCCTTCTTCTTTCCACTGTGGATAAGGGCATCTGCAACCTCCAGCCTGAATTCCTTGAGCTTTTTGTGCTTTTGCACACCGATGCTTTTGGCATCTCGACGATACAGCAGCCATCCATTGTTGATGGCTATATCAGCCATTTGCCAAAAGAGGCCCAGGTACCACCGGTGGGACCTTGCAGGGGTGCGGTACAAGGCCACCATCATGTCAGCAAGGTCAACTCCTCCCATGTGGACATTGTACTGTGACACAATGTTTGGACAGGGAACAGcaactcttcttctctcctctctggagAAACGCCGGACTTCCTTGAGCGGGCTGATTGCAGCACAGGAACTAGCTAAGGTGACAGCTTTGTTGTCAGACCATTTTACAACAGCCACTTCTGCCTCATTATCCACCCTGTAGTCAAAGCTTCCCCTTCCTTGCCTCAGCAGAGCACGGTCATCCTCAAGTGTGCACCCTTTAAGCCTGTTCTTGCGTATGGTTCCCAGACTTCGCAAACCAAGGGACTCCTTCAGATGCACAATGAGTGGTAGGGAggtaaaaaaattgtcaaagtaGACAACACACTCTGATGGGTTCTTAATTGTCTTGCAAAGTTGAATCACAACATTGGCTCCAACTCCAAGTTCTTTGGCTGGACCCTGGTCTGTGCCAAATGTGCTCTTTCCTGTGTATGTCAGGAAGTCATACACTATGCCAGAAACGCCTGCTCGAACAAAGATCTTGAAGCCCCAATGGTGAGGTTTGCTCGGGAGATACTGTCGGAGAGACCCAGCCTTTGTTCCTTTGTAAGGGACCATCATCTCATCTATTGAGAACTTGTTCTCACTCTCAATTTCCAGACACTTCTTTCTTACGTGCTCCAGCACTGGTGTCACTTTGCAGAGCCGATCTTGGCTTGGTTCTGATGTCTGATTGTCTTGGAAGTGGATGAATCGTGAGAGGCATTTAAACCTTTTTACTGACATCACATTGGCTATTTTGGCATAACGTGTGTCTTCTGCCCAATAATCATCCATGGATGGCATTCTCACCACTCCCATGATTAGCTTAATGCCAACAAATGACTTAATCTCATCCACAGTAGTGTTAATGCTGGCTCCAATTAATTGACAGCTATAGAGATTTGTTTGTTCAGCAATAAGTTGGAACAGATCATCATCAAAAAATTGGGCAAAGTAGCTACGTGGAGAAGACAGCTCATCAGGTGCGCTGAATACACTGGCAGCTGCTGTTGACTGGTGCTCAAACCGTTTCTTACGCcagctgtaaaaaacaaacaaaaatatatacaaaaatacataactgTGCTTTGTTATTTGTACAAAATGGTATTATTAGCAAGTATGGACTGAATTTAGCTGGTTAGTGGCATGGTACTTTCAGTAAATATCACAAGCATACCACACagaaagtttgtgttttttcaccttACATCAActacaacatacatacatacatacatacatttgtaTGGATTGCACATATAAGTGTCCCTAAATAAGACTACTGTCACCTGAATCCCTTGGCTCGTTTGGACTTTGCACTGTGATCCATCTCTTCATCCTCCTGATCAGAACTTTCATCCTCATCAGAACTGCCTTCACTCACTGCGTCTAACTCATGCTGGCTGAAAATGACTTCCTGATCTTCATCACTGTCTGACTCAGAGTCAGAAGAACTTGCAGGGATCTCCTCTATCACTCTCATTCCTGtgctttcctttcttttcccaTAAAAGGACCTAGCCGAGATGCCCTgcttgaaaataaatagattttttaaagtaaaatacacTTATACTGTTGTAATGGGCACAGTTGTGCATACTAATATCTGGTATTGCAGTAATTATTAACATGCCTTCcagtttgaaacaaaattttgaataATGCACATTGACCAAATTTCTACCCCTAATCTGGCAACGTATCTCAGGGgatacatacatttcaaaagctGCTAAGTAACACCACAAACACAgttgaagtatttttttcttcatcagaATTTTAAGACAAATGTCCTAATTAATTTTAGgaatttatattgttgttttattgaaaataagtATGACTAATATATGATTACTTACCCCAAAGGAAGCAGGTTCTCCACCACTGGCGGCCATGATGTTTTCTGATCAGGTTGACGAAACGATGCAAGATAGCCTGAACCAAATCATGTGATCTAGATACTAATACCAGACAAGACTTTTGATAAATGCTAACTAGATTAATGAAAACCTCCCAGCACACACCCTACAGGATGTTAAAGAGTGTGTATCTCCTGGTGCACGATGCCtgtttaagggttaaaaataaattaaaccacataacatgATATAAAGCAGTTAAAATGTCCTACCTCGACAACGGTataacactgcttacataaatgcatcaataataataatcgaattaatatatttggaatctgtataacaatctgagtggggccttTCTGCatacttttgtcactttaagtTTTTTGTAGCAGCAAGGGacctgaatatttcttccagtttttttgtaaaacataaGCAAAATATGAATACATTATTTCGTATGAATATGTAAGGGTTTAGAAAGCAGCATCAATTCAAactttttggttattattatacaaattgaatgaaaaaaatatgccaTGCCATCTTTTTTagcattaaagggacagttcaacccaaaatctctctctctatatatatattctattatcTGTAGGGcaatttatcaatctagatttttttttcagagtgttggagatatcagacCTAGAGATATCTGGCTGCCTTCTCTCGAATATATTGTAACGAGAAGGCAGCTCCTGCtcagcttgtggtgctca of the Centropristis striata isolate RG_2023a ecotype Rhode Island chromosome 22, C.striata_1.0, whole genome shotgun sequence genome contains:
- the LOC131961084 gene encoding piggyBac transposable element-derived protein 3-like, translated to MRVIEEIPASSSDSESDSDEDQEVIFSQHELDAVSEGSSDEDESSDQEDEEMDHSAKSKRAKGFSWRKKRFEHQSTAAASVFSAPDELSSPRSYFAQFFDDDLFQLIAEQTNLYSCQLIGASINTTVDEIKSFVGIKLIMGVVRMPSMDDYWAEDTRYAKIANVMSVKRFKCLSRFIHFQDNQTSEPSQDRLCKVTPVLEHVRKKCLEIESENKFSIDEMMVPYKGTKAGSLRQYLPSKPHHWGFKIFVRAGVSGIVYDFLTYTGKSTFGTDQGPAKELGVGANVVIQLCKTIKNPSECVVYFDNFFTSLPLIVHLKESLGLRSLGTIRKNRLKGCTLEDDRALLRQGRGSFDYRVDNEAEVAVVKWSDNKAVTLASSCAAISPLKEVRRFSREERRRVAVPCPNIVSQYNVHMGGVDLADMMVALYRTPARSHRWYLGLFWQMADIAINNGWLLYRRDAKSIGVQKHKKLKEFRLEVADALIHSGKKKGRPSKGGEENVHSPTRCIQRPTTQRPMADVRLDQVDHFPAFTDKGRCRLCPEGQTTIYCTKCGVRLCIVTGKNPRNCFQVFHKK